From Thermostichus vulcanus str. 'Rupite', the proteins below share one genomic window:
- a CDS encoding ABC transporter substrate-binding protein, protein MVPSRPSELSPNTSALTRRQLLKVGAAALGGSLLAAGGAQAQRKPSPTLLVAQGSGLDRVSYATNWYAQAEHGGFYQAVATGIYRDHGLDVTVQMGGPGINITQILAGGAADFAMGGSAGVINAVKEGIPLICVAAIFQKDPQIIMAHPGTERFEDLKGRPIFISRGAFAGYWPYLKSRFGFTDDQVRPYNFNPGPFLADPTSAQQGYLTSEPFAIQREGGFEPVVFLLADLGYSPYSTTIETRRQLVETNPDLVERFVDASIKGWYSFLEDPRPAYTLIKRDNPEMTDEQLAYSFEKLQEYGIIKSGDALEKGIGAMTDERWQTFFDSMTVAGVFEPTINYQAAYTLDFVNKGTAYYTA, encoded by the coding sequence ATGGTTCCGTCTCGTCCATCTGAGTTGTCACCAAACACCAGCGCGCTCACCCGTCGTCAGCTCCTGAAAGTGGGGGCTGCAGCCTTGGGTGGTAGCCTGCTGGCCGCAGGTGGTGCTCAAGCCCAACGCAAGCCCTCCCCCACCTTGCTTGTGGCACAGGGATCCGGCCTGGATCGGGTGAGTTATGCCACCAACTGGTATGCCCAGGCAGAGCACGGCGGCTTTTATCAGGCGGTGGCTACCGGTATCTACCGGGATCATGGTCTGGATGTGACGGTGCAAATGGGTGGCCCCGGTATCAACATCACCCAGATTTTGGCAGGCGGTGCGGCTGATTTTGCCATGGGGGGCAGTGCCGGGGTGATCAACGCCGTGAAGGAGGGGATCCCTTTGATATGCGTAGCCGCCATATTCCAAAAAGACCCCCAGATCATCATGGCCCACCCTGGCACTGAGCGGTTTGAGGATCTCAAGGGCCGGCCAATTTTCATCTCTCGGGGTGCTTTCGCCGGTTACTGGCCCTACCTCAAGTCGCGCTTTGGCTTCACCGACGATCAAGTTCGCCCCTACAACTTCAACCCTGGTCCCTTCCTAGCAGATCCCACCTCAGCCCAGCAGGGTTACCTCACCTCCGAGCCCTTTGCCATTCAACGGGAAGGGGGCTTTGAGCCGGTGGTGTTCCTCTTGGCCGACCTAGGCTATAGCCCCTACTCCACCACCATCGAAACCCGCCGCCAACTGGTGGAAACCAACCCCGACTTGGTGGAACGATTTGTGGATGCTTCGATCAAGGGCTGGTACAGCTTCCTAGAGGATCCCCGCCCGGCCTATACCCTGATCAAGCGGGATAATCCGGAGATGACCGATGAGCAATTGGCCTACAGCTTCGAGAAGTTGCAGGAGTACGGCATCATCAAGTCTGGAGACGCGCTGGAGAAAGGCATCGGCGCTATGACCGATGAGCGCTGGCAAACCTTCTTCGACAGCATGACGGTGGCGGGTGTGTTTGAGCCGACCATCAACTATCAAGCGGCCTATACCCTGGACTTTGTGAACAAGGGCACTGCTTACTACACCGCTTGA
- a CDS encoding HAD family hydrolase: MSEAAMIIRLVVFDMAGTTVKDNDDVSKALIAAFAQVGIPIGITETNPVMGYPKPVAVRLLLEKHWPDAAQLTLPRLETGGFSLLAPHSLKL; this comes from the coding sequence ATGAGCGAGGCTGCTATGATCATTCGTCTGGTGGTGTTCGATATGGCTGGCACCACGGTCAAAGACAACGACGATGTGAGCAAAGCCTTGATCGCCGCCTTCGCACAGGTGGGGATCCCGATTGGGATAACGGAAACCAACCCCGTCATGGGCTATCCGAAACCCGTCGCCGTGCGCCTATTGCTGGAGAAGCACTGGCCGGATGCTGCCCAGTTGACACTCCCCCGGTTAGAAACCGGGGGATTCTCCCTTCTAGCTCCCCACAGCTTGAAGCTGTGA
- a CDS encoding RNA-guided endonuclease TnpB family protein, whose product MKRVTTTLKLKFLDLNAVKAEMFAQTVCATTALANELLRISPKERKALTTAKVVTPLKSALSNQVIRVLKGKAGQRVKHFKVFWPEVNNQNWKLHKVGSTYSVSFPTIQGDKRVPLEVSSSYYAERLERILAEQDCERGTLKLMQIRGVWYAVLSITWEVPEVKSTERLGVDRGQNRLAVAATRWGRAVFFGGGEVAHRRRRFQKRRAQLQQAGKYRALKRLERKEARWMRAVNHTVSRRIVRFAKAVNADVWMEDLSGIRQSRQSQKARSDAGKSRHTWSYYDLEWKVAYKLEMAGRTLHKRPAAYTSKTDHRTGLIGKRSGHLFTGQDGYCCDADWNAAMNIAQWDGFSCPLSLKEAISVMGTVGSGDGVVGNPLNSMNPSQLQAVGS is encoded by the coding sequence ATGAAACGGGTCACCACGACACTCAAGCTCAAGTTTCTTGACCTCAATGCGGTCAAAGCAGAGATGTTTGCCCAGACGGTTTGTGCGACAACCGCACTGGCAAACGAACTGCTCCGCATCAGTCCAAAGGAACGAAAAGCATTAACAACCGCCAAAGTGGTGACACCACTCAAGTCGGCCCTCTCCAACCAAGTGATTCGTGTCCTGAAGGGGAAAGCCGGCCAGCGGGTCAAGCACTTCAAAGTGTTCTGGCCAGAGGTCAACAACCAAAACTGGAAGCTGCACAAAGTAGGTAGCACCTACTCAGTGAGCTTCCCCACGATTCAGGGTGACAAGCGGGTTCCCCTTGAGGTTAGCAGTTCCTACTATGCCGAGCGTCTTGAGCGCATCCTGGCCGAACAGGATTGTGAACGGGGAACCTTGAAACTGATGCAAATACGTGGGGTTTGGTATGCCGTTCTGTCTATCACTTGGGAAGTTCCCGAAGTGAAGAGTACGGAGCGACTGGGTGTTGACCGGGGGCAGAACCGTTTGGCAGTGGCGGCCACCCGTTGGGGTCGGGCGGTGTTTTTTGGGGGTGGAGAGGTAGCTCACCGTCGTCGTCGTTTCCAGAAGCGTCGCGCCCAGTTGCAACAGGCGGGTAAATACCGAGCACTCAAGCGACTGGAGCGCAAAGAAGCCCGTTGGATGAGGGCGGTCAACCACACCGTTAGCCGTCGCATTGTACGGTTTGCCAAGGCGGTAAATGCGGATGTGTGGATGGAAGACCTCTCGGGTATCCGCCAATCCAGACAGAGCCAGAAGGCTCGCTCTGATGCCGGGAAATCGCGCCATACCTGGTCGTACTACGACCTGGAGTGGAAGGTTGCCTACAAGCTGGAAATGGCGGGCAGGACGCTGCATAAACGTCCTGCTGCCTACACATCCAAAACCGACCACAGGACAGGATTGATTGGGAAAAGGAGTGGGCATTTGTTCACCGGGCAGGACGGGTATTGCTGTGATGCCGACTGGAATGCCGCAATGAACATTGCCCAGTGGGACGGATTCTCGTGTCCCCTGAGTCTAAAAGAAGCCATATCTGTAATGGGTACGGTCGGCTCAGGGGATGGGGTAGTTGGCAATCCCCTGAACTCCATGAATCCCTCACAGCTTCAAGCTGTGGGGAGCTAG
- a CDS encoding HAD hydrolase-like protein, with protein MYVLFLLLNKFSLCAYIPRLETGGFTLLFVTPELVDKVHSLYLQAMIRFYQTDPDLQEAPGASETFTALKKQGIRVALDTGFDRATADVLLQRLGWLEQGLIDASVTSDEVANGRPHPDMIFEAMRRTGVDQVSQVAKVGDTPSDLQQGSRAGCRYVLGVTSGSHAAKELAKEPHTHLIEHLSELLAILTEGK; from the coding sequence TTGTATGTACTATTTCTGTTGCTGAATAAATTCAGCCTGTGCGCTTATATCCCCCGGTTAGAAACCGGGGGCTTTACGCTGCTTTTCGTAACCCCGGAACTGGTGGACAAAGTTCACAGCCTCTACCTGCAAGCCATGATTCGCTTTTACCAGACGGATCCCGACTTACAAGAAGCCCCTGGAGCTTCGGAAACCTTCACGGCCTTAAAAAAACAGGGGATCCGCGTTGCCCTGGATACAGGTTTTGACCGAGCGACAGCGGATGTTTTGCTGCAACGGTTGGGCTGGCTGGAACAGGGCCTAATCGATGCCAGTGTCACGAGCGATGAAGTGGCCAACGGTCGCCCCCATCCCGATATGATCTTTGAGGCGATGCGCCGTACTGGGGTAGATCAGGTGAGTCAGGTGGCCAAAGTGGGTGATACTCCCTCTGATTTGCAACAGGGATCCCGTGCCGGATGCCGTTATGTGCTCGGTGTTACGAGTGGATCCCATGCTGCTAAAGAGCTGGCCAAGGAGCCCCATACCCATCTCATTGAGCACCTATCGGAGTTGCTGGCGATCCTCACTGAAGGAAAGTGA
- a CDS encoding phosphatidate cytidylyltransferase yields the protein MMLETLTEALGMGKTPWTRLSPKKTIKGSLMALVSSLVLAYLNWPIAFPHFPVWLVGITGLLVGIGGQVGDLVMSAFKRDLGIKDFGELLPGHGGILDRVDSLLWVSPLFFHTARFFFKGDFGY from the coding sequence ATGATGCTGGAAACATTGACCGAGGCGTTAGGGATGGGGAAAACCCCTTGGACACGCCTTTCTCCCAAAAAGACGATTAAGGGATCCCTGATGGCCTTGGTTTCCAGTTTGGTTCTGGCCTATTTGAACTGGCCGATTGCCTTTCCCCATTTTCCAGTTTGGCTAGTGGGGATCACCGGACTGTTGGTGGGAATCGGTGGGCAAGTAGGGGATTTGGTGATGAGTGCGTTCAAACGAGATTTGGGCATTAAAGATTTCGGTGAGTTGTTACCCGGACATGGCGGCATTTTGGATCGGGTGGATAGTCTGCTTTGGGTGAGCCCCCTTTTTTTTCATACAGCCCGGTTCTTCTTCAAAGGAGATTTTGGCTATTAA
- a CDS encoding RNA-guided endonuclease TnpB family protein has protein sequence EHGRVSGAEHGRVSGAEHGRVSGAEHGRVSGAEHGRVSGAEHGRVSGAEHERRFQSWVNHNVSKRIVLRTTRRVIVATAEALSASVALKDLTGIRERTNQLPRSRTERRRSNSWAFHQLRQFLTYKCLKEGVKLVLVNPAYTSQMCHRCLHIHPDPDQSYRAPHGAERHRKGKQFQCGHCGWHGDADFNGAKNIRAPHRWRDQAIGALVNRPGGSWLSCQITGGLLKARAVSARVSVG, from the coding sequence GAGCACGGTCGCGTCAGCGGTGCGGAGCACGGTCGCGTCAGCGGTGCGGAGCACGGTCGCGTCAGCGGTGCGGAGCACGGTCGCGTCAGCGGTGCGGAGCACGGTCGCGTCAGCGGTGCGGAGCACGGTCGCGTCAGCGGTGCGGAGCACGAGCGTCGGTTCCAAAGTTGGGTCAACCACAATGTTTCCAAACGGATCGTCCTCCGGACGACCCGGAGGGTCATTGTTGCAACCGCCGAAGCCCTTTCTGCCAGTGTTGCACTGAAAGATTTGACCGGGATCCGGGAACGCACCAACCAACTGCCCCGCTCCAGGACTGAGAGGAGACGTAGCAATAGCTGGGCGTTCCACCAGTTGAGGCAATTCTTGACCTACAAGTGTCTGAAAGAAGGCGTGAAGCTGGTTCTGGTGAACCCGGCCTACACCAGCCAAATGTGTCACCGCTGCCTGCACATTCATCCTGATCCCGACCAGTCGTATCGTGCTCCGCACGGCGCGGAGCGCCACCGGAAGGGTAAGCAGTTCCAGTGTGGGCATTGTGGTTGGCATGGGGATGCGGATTTCAACGGGGCCAAGAACATTCGTGCTCCGCACCGCTGGCGCGACCAAGCAATCGGGGCGCTTGTAAACCGTCCTGGAGGTTCCTGGTTATCTTGCCAGATAACTGGAGGGCTACTGAAAGCCCGCGCTGTATCCGCTAGGGTCAGCGTCGGGTAG
- a CDS encoding Uma2 family endonuclease: MDTELLVPIPNVEDLVTEDDTPVDNFASEKQQRLLTGVLYSAWRNKTFLAAANVGIYTTIGRPPIVPDVFLSLDVTVPDQWWEKQNRCYLLWQFDKPPDVVIEIVSNREGNELESKLNRYEQMRVSYYVVFDPNHELGSDELRIFELRGRHYLEMTETWLEQVDLGLTVWEGIFEAKQARWLRWCDAQGNLLLTGDEQADLERERTRQERQRAEQEHQRAEQERQRAERLAERLRALGQDPDLEF; encoded by the coding sequence ATGGATACCGAACTGCTTGTTCCAATCCCAAATGTTGAGGATCTTGTCACTGAGGATGATACCCCGGTGGATAATTTTGCTTCGGAAAAACAGCAGCGTCTCCTAACAGGGGTTCTCTACAGTGCGTGGCGCAACAAGACTTTTTTGGCAGCAGCTAATGTTGGTATTTACACCACCATCGGGCGGCCTCCGATTGTGCCCGATGTCTTTCTGAGTTTGGATGTTACCGTCCCTGACCAGTGGTGGGAAAAGCAAAACCGTTGTTATTTGCTATGGCAATTTGACAAGCCACCGGATGTGGTGATTGAGATTGTGTCTAACCGGGAGGGTAATGAGCTGGAAAGCAAGCTGAATCGCTATGAGCAGATGCGAGTCAGCTATTACGTGGTCTTTGACCCCAATCATGAATTGGGTTCGGATGAGTTGCGAATTTTTGAACTGCGGGGTCGGCATTACCTGGAAATGACCGAAACTTGGTTGGAACAGGTGGATCTGGGGCTGACAGTGTGGGAGGGGATTTTTGAGGCCAAACAAGCCCGTTGGCTGCGCTGGTGCGATGCGCAAGGCAACTTACTGCTGACTGGAGATGAGCAAGCAGATCTGGAGCGAGAGAGAACCCGTCAGGAACGCCAACGAGCGGAGCAGGAACATCAAAGAGCGGAGCAGGAACGTCAACGAGCTGAACGTCTTGCGGAAAGATTGCGTGCTTTGGGGCAGGATCCTGATCTGGAGTTTTAG
- a CDS encoding cyclic nucleotide-binding domain-containing protein encodes MSWVSLSERQFHRLRWALTVAWLLLIGSLVVDPISPRLTDAQTGIPGLRVDLERCVPVQGQCVALGSAHYYLGAPIFWGLVVPSAILILLIFGHDLWRRICPLSFVSQIPRALGIQRKVTKGKRAEVPRVNAESWLGKNYLYVQLGWFFLGLNARLLGINNDRRLLLGWLLITLAAAITVGFLYGGKSWCNYFCPMAPVQKIYGEPRALLAQPAHTSDSKITQSMCRSVEPDGSEKSACVACQSPCIDIDAERTYWQGIEQPQQQLLYYGYVGLVVGYFVYYYLYAGNWDYYLSGIWAYEPGGLERWWNPGWYIAGRVIPVPKIVAVPITLGLFTWAGWSWGRQLERWAQTRWGSRLDPIEIRHRLYSLCTFLIFNFFFVFAGRSWLAMLPSWVQWGWEFLILAGSSFWLYRTWPRHPDQYSREGLATRLRKQLAKFQFNWPKVLEGRNLSDLSSDEIYVLAKVLPGFTQEKRLEAYKEVLREALDEGYVNSSSSLKVLAQLRQQLDISDDDHQDLLLELGVEDPSLMDPSRLHSLENSVRLSGYRRALERMLTLQSQQSLEELIRRDPESVQQLRQEYRITPEEEAELVGGLDRQAERWQRAEHLLTQLQNLIQRFHALNQPLLLRQTLVLNLLRASVKQKKRLLVRALLEMMESNPDFDLNLRMAQALAELSPAVLPEVLDNPTAAWASRLPYSLLKTLRAPGSNSPACALDLSTETITGHLQALLAESNPIIQAISLYLLHTLDPAQLPDSLPAPSHPLVTTTAQILQAHPKGSLALSQLPDLEKLTYLFNSQLFAGIHTQTLLELEAIAYFKIFQAQDIISDEGDTCRELLILIEGKAEVETYERGHQVISSLLPGQILDELEVLSHGRQSGRITATHSPTRLLAIAVDDLDRILERDPDLSRRILEWESRRLQQLLHGP; translated from the coding sequence ATGTCCTGGGTATCCCTAAGTGAGCGGCAGTTCCATCGGCTGCGTTGGGCGTTAACAGTGGCTTGGCTGCTGTTGATCGGGTCTCTGGTGGTGGATCCGATTTCCCCCCGTCTGACGGATGCCCAAACTGGGATCCCTGGGTTGCGGGTGGATCTGGAGCGCTGTGTACCGGTACAGGGGCAGTGTGTGGCGTTGGGATCCGCTCATTACTATCTGGGGGCGCCAATTTTTTGGGGTTTGGTGGTGCCTAGCGCCATTTTGATTCTGTTGATCTTTGGGCATGATCTGTGGCGACGCATATGCCCACTGTCATTCGTGTCTCAGATCCCGCGTGCCCTCGGGATTCAACGCAAAGTGACCAAGGGCAAACGGGCAGAAGTTCCCCGCGTGAATGCCGAATCTTGGCTGGGGAAAAACTATTTATATGTGCAATTGGGCTGGTTTTTCCTGGGGCTCAATGCCCGCTTGTTGGGGATCAATAACGACCGCAGGTTGCTTTTGGGTTGGCTGCTCATTACCCTGGCTGCTGCCATCACGGTTGGGTTTCTCTATGGGGGCAAAAGCTGGTGCAATTATTTTTGTCCGATGGCTCCGGTGCAAAAAATCTACGGTGAACCCAGAGCTTTGCTGGCTCAACCGGCCCACACCAGCGATAGCAAAATTACCCAGTCCATGTGTCGCAGTGTGGAACCCGATGGCAGCGAAAAAAGTGCCTGTGTTGCCTGCCAAAGTCCATGTATCGATATTGATGCGGAGCGCACCTACTGGCAGGGGATTGAACAACCCCAACAGCAACTGTTGTACTACGGCTATGTGGGCTTAGTGGTGGGCTACTTTGTCTACTACTATCTCTATGCAGGTAACTGGGACTATTACCTGTCGGGAATTTGGGCTTACGAGCCGGGGGGGCTGGAGCGGTGGTGGAATCCTGGTTGGTACATTGCGGGCAGGGTGATTCCGGTGCCCAAAATTGTGGCTGTGCCCATCACGTTAGGACTTTTCACCTGGGCGGGCTGGAGCTGGGGCCGTCAACTGGAACGCTGGGCCCAAACCCGCTGGGGATCCCGGTTAGACCCCATTGAAATTCGCCATCGCCTCTACAGTCTTTGCACCTTTTTGATCTTTAACTTTTTCTTTGTGTTTGCCGGACGCTCCTGGTTGGCAATGTTGCCCAGCTGGGTTCAGTGGGGATGGGAATTCTTGATTTTGGCGGGTAGCAGTTTTTGGCTTTATCGCACTTGGCCGCGTCATCCGGATCAATACAGTCGAGAAGGATTGGCTACCCGCCTGCGGAAACAATTGGCCAAATTCCAGTTCAACTGGCCCAAGGTGTTGGAAGGGCGAAATCTCTCAGATTTAAGTAGCGACGAGATCTATGTGCTGGCCAAGGTGTTGCCAGGATTTACCCAGGAAAAACGCCTGGAAGCCTACAAAGAGGTGCTCAGAGAAGCCCTAGACGAGGGCTATGTCAACAGCAGCAGCAGCCTGAAGGTGTTGGCTCAGCTGCGACAACAACTGGACATCAGCGATGACGATCACCAAGACCTCCTGCTGGAGTTGGGAGTGGAGGATCCCAGTTTGATGGATCCCAGTCGTCTTCATAGCCTGGAAAACTCGGTGCGCCTCTCAGGGTATCGCCGCGCTCTAGAGCGAATGCTCACGCTGCAAAGCCAACAGTCTTTGGAGGAGCTGATCCGCCGGGATCCCGAGTCTGTTCAGCAATTGCGGCAGGAATATCGCATCACCCCAGAGGAGGAAGCCGAGCTCGTCGGCGGGCTGGATCGACAGGCGGAACGTTGGCAGCGGGCGGAACACCTGCTTACCCAATTGCAAAATCTGATCCAACGGTTTCATGCCCTCAACCAACCGCTGCTGCTGCGGCAAACCTTGGTCCTGAACCTGCTGCGGGCCAGTGTCAAGCAAAAAAAACGCCTGCTGGTGCGTGCCCTGTTGGAGATGATGGAGAGCAACCCCGATTTCGACCTCAATCTGCGCATGGCCCAAGCCCTAGCAGAACTCTCGCCTGCGGTGTTGCCGGAGGTGCTGGATAACCCGACCGCCGCTTGGGCTAGCCGTCTGCCCTACTCCCTCCTGAAAACCCTACGGGCTCCTGGCTCCAATTCCCCTGCCTGTGCGCTAGATCTCTCCACAGAGACCATCACCGGCCATCTGCAGGCCCTCCTAGCCGAAAGCAACCCGATCATCCAGGCGATTAGTCTCTATCTGTTGCACACCCTGGATCCCGCTCAACTCCCCGATTCACTGCCGGCCCCTTCCCATCCCCTGGTCACAACAACAGCGCAGATCCTTCAAGCCCACCCCAAGGGATCCCTGGCCCTTTCCCAATTGCCTGACCTAGAAAAGCTGACTTACCTGTTTAACAGCCAACTGTTTGCCGGGATCCACACCCAAACGCTGCTGGAATTAGAAGCTATTGCCTATTTCAAGATCTTTCAGGCTCAAGACATCATCTCGGATGAGGGGGATACCTGTCGGGAACTCTTGATTTTGATCGAGGGCAAAGCAGAGGTCGAAACCTACGAACGTGGTCATCAGGTCATTTCCAGCCTGCTCCCCGGCCAAATTTTGGATGAGCTAGAGGTACTCTCCCACGGGAGACAATCAGGGCGCATTACGGCCACCCACAGTCCCACCCGCCTGCTGGCCATTGCCGTCGATGATCTCGACCGTATTCTCGAACGGGATCCCGATTTGTCTCGTCGCATTCTGGAATGGGAAAGCCGCCGCTTACAACAGTTGCTACACGGTCCTTAG
- a CDS encoding DUF6671 family protein yields MWEGWHNSVALLATRHGKETVIGPLLHQHLGIRVEVVDLDTDQFGTFSRERPRPGDPLATLRLKIESALKLKDAPLGLASEGSFGPHPQLPWLAWNQEWVMLKDQAQGLELVGWAESSQTNFSHRHVTTMAEALAFAQQVGFPEHGLIALDDPQHPQVIHKGIQDEDTLRAVFNELNTRGQGVHLETDMRAMCNPSRLQVIAAATQNLIARAQSLCPACGTPGYWRIRSLSGLPCGDCGAPTPLPKAWVYGCLRCHHSHQEPVRDPWADPAQCAFCNP; encoded by the coding sequence ATGTGGGAGGGATGGCACAACTCAGTGGCTCTGCTGGCCACTCGGCACGGCAAAGAGACCGTCATTGGCCCTCTTTTGCACCAGCACTTGGGCATCCGCGTTGAGGTGGTAGACCTTGATACCGACCAATTTGGCACTTTCTCCCGGGAACGGCCTCGACCTGGGGATCCTTTGGCCACCTTACGCCTGAAGATTGAATCCGCGCTGAAGCTGAAGGATGCGCCCTTGGGCCTAGCGAGTGAGGGATCCTTTGGCCCCCATCCTCAGCTTCCCTGGCTGGCCTGGAATCAGGAGTGGGTGATGTTGAAGGATCAAGCACAGGGGTTGGAGCTGGTGGGCTGGGCCGAGAGCAGCCAAACCAACTTTAGCCATCGCCATGTGACCACAATGGCGGAAGCCTTGGCTTTTGCTCAGCAGGTGGGTTTCCCAGAGCACGGTTTGATCGCCCTCGACGATCCGCAGCACCCGCAGGTGATCCACAAAGGGATCCAGGATGAGGATACCCTCCGAGCTGTGTTCAATGAGCTGAATACACGGGGTCAGGGGGTTCATTTGGAAACCGATATGCGGGCCATGTGCAATCCTTCTCGTTTACAGGTGATCGCCGCCGCCACCCAAAATTTGATCGCTAGAGCCCAAAGCCTTTGTCCTGCCTGTGGAACCCCCGGTTATTGGCGGATTCGCTCCTTGTCTGGTCTGCCCTGTGGCGACTGTGGTGCTCCCACACCATTACCCAAAGCCTGGGTGTATGGGTGTTTGCGCTGCCACCATAGCCATCAGGAGCCTGTCCGGGATCCCTGGGCTGATCCGGCCCAATGTGCGTTTTGTAATCCTTGA